One stretch of Akkermansia sp. RCC_12PD DNA includes these proteins:
- a CDS encoding tetratricopeptide repeat protein: MILLVISFCMSQFSLAAQPVHVKVQEIPPKKAQSEKPAYSPEHIRELEIKAAQGDPSAQSSLATCYGRGNGIPKDYDKAFFWAEKAAQQNDPHAYFTLFTCYYQGFGCQKDMQKAIEALKKGASSGDADCQYNLAYFTYHGKLGIKKDMEKALELARQSSR; this comes from the coding sequence ATGATCTTATTGGTAATCTCATTTTGTATGAGCCAATTTTCTCTGGCCGCACAGCCTGTACACGTAAAAGTCCAAGAAATCCCGCCCAAGAAGGCTCAATCGGAAAAGCCTGCCTATTCTCCAGAACATATCCGAGAATTGGAAATAAAGGCAGCACAAGGAGACCCGTCTGCCCAATCTTCCCTGGCCACCTGCTATGGAAGAGGAAATGGCATCCCAAAAGATTATGATAAAGCGTTCTTCTGGGCTGAAAAAGCAGCTCAACAAAATGACCCTCATGCTTATTTCACTCTTTTTACTTGCTATTATCAAGGATTCGGTTGCCAAAAGGACATGCAAAAAGCCATCGAAGCCCTGAAAAAAGGTGCTTCATCAGGAGATGCAGATTGTCAGTATAACCTGGCCTATTTTACCTATCATGGAAAATTGGGAATCAAAAAAGATATGGAAAAGGCTCTTGAACTGGCCCGCCAATCTTCCCGGTAA
- a CDS encoding tetratricopeptide repeat protein gives MCILGELYMNGTPGLEKNWKEAEKWFQLSARHGNKKAIPFLRYLYMTGGPGLEKNYGEAVKWIQPLADEGDRESLDLLGQLYMLGGPGLEKDYGKAAKYLTIRAEQGDTSNLLNLDNLYVLGGNNLQQDFEKAREWWIKSALLNEIDTQKNLGALYFNGDSVQKDYREAAKWFLQAARQGDADAQYSLGLIYDQGGHGIEPDRKEALTWYRKAAEQDHEKARQKLNKADSGATAK, from the coding sequence ATGTGCATCCTGGGAGAATTGTACATGAATGGAACGCCGGGATTGGAAAAGAACTGGAAGGAAGCGGAAAAATGGTTTCAACTCAGCGCCAGGCATGGAAATAAAAAAGCAATTCCCTTTTTGCGGTATCTGTATATGACGGGAGGGCCGGGGCTCGAAAAAAATTATGGAGAAGCGGTCAAATGGATACAGCCGCTGGCAGACGAAGGAGACCGGGAATCCCTTGATCTTTTGGGACAATTGTACATGCTTGGCGGCCCCGGACTTGAGAAGGATTACGGGAAAGCAGCCAAATACCTGACTATCCGGGCTGAACAGGGAGATACATCCAACTTGCTCAATTTAGACAATTTATATGTCCTGGGAGGAAACAACCTCCAACAGGATTTTGAAAAAGCACGGGAATGGTGGATCAAAAGCGCTTTGCTAAATGAGATTGATACTCAAAAAAATTTAGGAGCACTGTATTTTAATGGAGATTCCGTCCAAAAAGATTATCGGGAGGCGGCCAAATGGTTCCTCCAGGCAGCCCGGCAGGGAGATGCGGACGCCCAATACTCTTTGGGATTGATCTATGATCAAGGAGGCCATGGAATCGAACCGGACCGGAAGGAAGCGTTGACATGGTACCGCAAGGCTGCCGAACAGGACCATGAAAAGGCCAGACAGAAGCTCAACAAGGCAGATAGCGGAGCAACCGCAAAGTAG
- a CDS encoding tetratricopeptide repeat protein, producing the protein MKFLSLAYINGEGVERNVPLALKYLEQAAKESKDPEYYTEMGNFYLLLCKKDNPLASMEKAEQCFSHAAKMGNVQAAKKYAQIQQLRTDASQLKQQMQPGDRDALLRLGQLYIHGIEGAPLDKKEGYRFILEAANLDSPEAQYLLGKAYESGSGVKKDAEQAVRWLRKSAAQHHAGAQNELGLLYIQGEGVERNEHAAFKHWKASAMQNHPLAQYNLVGLYMQGLGVEKITRKRPNGSSQVRSKANRKLCSFWDSYT; encoded by the coding sequence CTGAAATTCTTATCTCTGGCTTATATCAACGGAGAAGGAGTGGAAAGGAATGTCCCTCTTGCTTTGAAATATCTGGAGCAGGCAGCCAAGGAATCAAAGGATCCTGAATACTACACGGAGATGGGTAATTTCTATCTTTTATTGTGCAAAAAAGATAATCCTCTGGCAAGCATGGAGAAAGCCGAACAATGCTTCAGCCACGCAGCCAAAATGGGAAATGTTCAAGCTGCAAAAAAATACGCGCAAATACAACAATTGCGAACTGATGCCAGCCAATTGAAGCAGCAGATGCAGCCGGGAGACAGGGACGCACTGTTAAGGCTGGGGCAACTCTATATTCACGGCATTGAGGGAGCTCCTCTGGATAAAAAGGAAGGATACCGCTTTATCCTTGAAGCTGCGAATCTGGATTCTCCGGAAGCCCAGTATTTACTCGGCAAAGCATATGAATCCGGCAGTGGCGTCAAAAAAGACGCAGAGCAGGCCGTTCGCTGGCTGCGGAAAAGCGCTGCCCAACACCATGCCGGAGCTCAAAACGAATTGGGGCTTCTCTACATCCAAGGGGAAGGCGTGGAACGCAATGAGCACGCAGCGTTCAAACATTGGAAAGCAAGCGCCATGCAGAACCATCCCCTTGCCCAGTATAATCTCGTGGGCCTTTACATGCAGGGACTGGGCGTAGAAAAAATTACAAGGAAGCGGCCAAATGGTTCCAGTCAAGTGCGCAGCAAGGCCAACAGGAAGCTTTGTTCCTTCTGGGACAGCTATACCTGA